The Paenibacillus beijingensis nucleotide sequence AGGAATGTCCGTTCACGATAACCGGTTTTACGGCTGTATACTGCATATTTCCACCTGCTTTACGAGTAATGAAAAAAGCCCATACCTAATAAAGGTACCGGCTTCTAAATCACTAATCGCTAAATGGCCGCTGATTCGGTTGGGGTTGAAACTGTTAACTGTTGATCAAACGCCGGTCGTCTGCCTGCTACTCTTCTAACCGCAGCTCTACCGACCTGGCGTGGGCTTGCAATCCTTCGAAATGGGCGAGTGCGGCGATCTTGTGCCCGTTCTTCAACATGTCTGTGCCGCTGTAATGAATCAAACTTGTTTTCTTAATAAAATCATCCACTGAGAGCGGGGAGGAAAAACGCGCCGTTCGTCCCGTCGGCAGCACGTGGTTCGGACCGACAAAATAGTCGCCGATCGCCACCGGGCTGTTCTCGCCGATAAAGACGGCGCCGGCATGCTTTATTTTTCCAATATATGCAAACGGATCGGAAATAAACACTTCCAAATGCTCCGTAGCGAGCTCATTGACGATGTCAAACGCCTCTTCCAGATCGGCCGCCACACAAATCGCGCCCCAGCGGCGGATCGACTGCTCGGAAATCTCTTTGCGCGCCAGCTCCGGCAGCTGCTTCGCTACCTGCGCCTGCACGTCTTCGGCAAGCTTGGCGGACGTCGTCACCAGCACGCACGAAGCGAGCGGATCATGCTCCGCCTGCGCCAGCAGATCGGCCGCAATGTAAACCGGGTTCGCCGTTTCGTCGGCAAGAATGACCACTTCACTCGGACCGGCAATCATATCGATTGCCACATGGCCGAACACTTCCCGCTTGGCGGCGGCGACGAACGCGTTGCCCGGACCGGTGATTTTATCAACCCGGCGAATGGTCTGCGTACCGAACGCAAGCGCGGCGATCGCCTG carries:
- the hisD gene encoding histidinol dehydrogenase, whose product is MAIVERNQLNVDRNSGADGQERREAVLNIIERVKLEGDAALFDLTEKFDKVKLTELAVQPEEFEEAYRVIDPAVLEAIREAIVNIRDYHQRQVRQSWTTTSETGSMLGQIIRPLERVGIYVPGGTAAYPSSVLMNAIPALVAGVPEIVMTTPPGKDGKLNAAVLAAARELGITEVYKTGGAQAIAALAFGTQTIRRVDKITGPGNAFVAAAKREVFGHVAIDMIAGPSEVVILADETANPVYIAADLLAQAEHDPLASCVLVTTSAKLAEDVQAQVAKQLPELARKEISEQSIRRWGAICVAADLEEAFDIVNELATEHLEVFISDPFAYIGKIKHAGAVFIGENSPVAIGDYFVGPNHVLPTGRTARFSSPLSVDDFIKKTSLIHYSGTDMLKNGHKIAALAHFEGLQAHARSVELRLEE